A genome region from Penaeus chinensis breed Huanghai No. 1 chromosome 15, ASM1920278v2, whole genome shotgun sequence includes the following:
- the LOC125032847 gene encoding uncharacterized protein LOC125032847 encodes MSYSPTFLVFPEGHRGRTAFDQPQHHCYAPASNLCLHDKHGGLEVRDAFVCGPKESSEEVHAKGNANGVSCRFSEKPQPRSRHRPRQFPDGAERQDRRGILHRLFDCRREKDHQPRPPPQSGGHARQRGPDREGDSACLCLCDPPAPKRPFSLVDAAISPPASSAEPSWPSVPGWAAVPNSPTVPFWTGMPGSPIVPGWARTRPVPEGAEVERRNREVREVLTKRDARCNGRPKEQSAGSRRPCLVRRSSDLASRVEAASPGGSLSCTQTPTRGMKKFRSRLNVARGAGVTDALDRKSILRSMPNLDTILGHEDRLERKSARGAAMFISFDNDSLNNNNSNNNKNNNNNNHLNNNVECSWQELKAASRVATLDSFEISWFLAVQYRVQLHRGVACLSQCRVPSRAATLWSRDLGALGFQEHAQNHLHSARGRPMTATRCNDRRVSP; translated from the exons ATGAGTTACTCGCCCACGTTCCTTGTGTTTCCCGAGGGCCACAGAGGAAGAACAGCCTTTGACCAGCCGCAGCATCACTGCTACGCCCCAGCGAGCAACCTGTGTTTGCACGACAAACACGGAGGCTTAGAAGTCCGTGACGCCTTTGTTTGCGGTCCCAAAGAAAGCAGCGAAGAGGTCCATGCAAAGGGGAACGCTAACGGGGTCAGTTGCCGCTTCAGTGAAAAGCCGCAGCCGCGGTCGCGCCACCGGCCGAGGCAGTTCCCCGACGGTGCCGAGCGCCAGGACCGCAGAGGGATCCTGCATCGGCTCTTCGactgcaggagagagaaagaccatcAGCCGAGGCCCCCCCCACAGTCGGGAGGTCACGCAAGGCAGCGAGGCCCCGACAGGGAGGGCGACTCGGCCTGCCTCTGCCTGTGCGACCCGCCCGCCCCCAAGAGGCCCTTCAGCCTCGTCGACGCCGCCATTTCACCGCCCGCTTCGTCCGCCGAGCCTTCCTGGCCCTCCGTACCCGGCTGGGCAGCTGTGCCGAACTCCCCTACAGTGCCATTCTGGACCGGTATGCCCGGCTCTCCAATAGTGCCCGGCTGGGCCCGCACACGCCCGGTGCCAGAGGGCGCCGAGGTGGAGCGGAGAAACCGGGAGGTGCGGGAAGTCCTGACGAAGAGGGACGCCCGCTGTAACGGCCGCCCGAAGGAGCAGAGCGCCGGCAGCCGGCGGCCATGCCTGGTCCGGCGATCCTCCGATCTGGCGTCCCGCGTCGAGGCCGCGAGTCCAGGCGGCAGCCTCTCCTGCACCCAGACGCCCACTCGCGGCATGAAGAAGTTCCGCAGTCGCCTCAACGTGGCCCGAGGCGCGGGCGTGACGGACGCCCTCGACAGGAAGAGCATCCTGAGGAGTATGCCGAACCTGGACACGATCCTCGGCCACGAGGACCGTTTGGAGAGGAAGAGCGCGCGTGGGGCCGCGATGTTCATCTCTTTCGACAATGACTccctcaataacaataacagcaacaacaacaagaacaacaacaataacaaccacctcAACAATAACGTAGAATGCTCATGGCAAG AACTGAAAGCCGCGTCGCGCGTGGCCACACTTGATAGCTTTGAGATCAGCTGGTTCCTGGCGGTGCAGTACCGGGTGCAGCTGCATCGTGGAGTGGCGTGCCTCTCGCAGTGTCGCGTTCCCTCTCGTGCA GCTACGCTGTGGTCACGTGACCTCGGCGCTTTGGGCTTCCAGGAGCACGCACAGAATCACTTGCATTCTGCCCGAGGTCGGCCGATGACCGCAACCCGCTGCAATGACCGTCGAGTCAGCCCCTAA